From a region of the Eulemur rufifrons isolate Redbay chromosome 7, OSU_ERuf_1, whole genome shotgun sequence genome:
- the SUMO3 gene encoding small ubiquitin-related modifier 3 isoform X2 — translation MSEEKPKEGVKTENDHINLKVAGQDGSVVQFKIKRHTPLSKLMKAYCERQLEMEDEDTIDVFQQQTGGARATSRLLGVASRGTVPVPGARPRIADE, via the exons GAGGGCGTGAAGACGGAGAATGACCACATCAACCTGAAGGTGGCGGGGCAGGACGGCTCGGTGGTGCAGTTCAAGATCAAGCGGCACACCCCGCTGAGCAAGCTGATGAAGGCCTACTGCGAGAGGCAG CTGGAGATGGAGGACGAGGACACCATCGACGTGTTCCAGCAGCAGACCGGGGGCGCGCGGGCGACCAGCCGCCTGTTGGGCGTGGCCTCTAGAGGGACCGTCCCCGTGCCGGGTGCCCGTCCTCGCATTGCTGATGAGTAG
- the SUMO3 gene encoding small ubiquitin-related modifier 3 isoform X1, protein MSEEKPKEGVKTENDHINLKVAGQDGSVVQFKIKRHTPLSKLMKAYCERQGLSMRQIRFRFDGQPINETDTPAQLEMEDEDTIDVFQQQTGGARATSRLLGVASRGTVPVPGARPRIADE, encoded by the exons GAGGGCGTGAAGACGGAGAATGACCACATCAACCTGAAGGTGGCGGGGCAGGACGGCTCGGTGGTGCAGTTCAAGATCAAGCGGCACACCCCGCTGAGCAAGCTGATGAAGGCCTACTGCGAGAGGCAG ggcTTGTCAATGAGACAGATTAGATTTAGGTTTGATGGGCAGCCGATAAACGAAACAGACACTCCAGCACAG CTGGAGATGGAGGACGAGGACACCATCGACGTGTTCCAGCAGCAGACCGGGGGCGCGCGGGCGACCAGCCGCCTGTTGGGCGTGGCCTCTAGAGGGACCGTCCCCGTGCCGGGTGCCCGTCCTCGCATTGCTGATGAGTAG